A region of Chitinophaga horti DNA encodes the following proteins:
- the secA gene encoding preprotein translocase subunit SecA codes for MLGFLTKLFGGHKSDRDIKTILPLVKQVNEEYEKLRTLPIDDLRHKTTEFRERIKAHLAGIDEQIAGKKSAADELEDVSQKDAIYREIDALTKDRDKQIEEVLESLLPEAFATVKAAAYQLTNNTDIVTTATDLDRQLAVRRDYITINGDKATWKNSWMAAGTQVTWNMVHYDVQLIGGTVLHTGKIAEMATGEGKTLVSTLPAYLNALSGEGVHIVTVNDYLARRDSEWNGPLFEFLGITVDCIDKHQPNSPERRNAYLADIVYGTNNEFGFDYLRDNMVHSPEEMVQRKHHYAMVDEVDSVLIDDARTPLIISGPIPRGDEQEFHALKPRIQALVEAQKRVTIQSLNEAKKLIAEGKDDPKSGGLALMRAWRGLPKNSALIKYLSEPGIKVLQQKAENYYIADHQREMPKVDQELYFYIDEKNNSVDLTEKGIALITQGGEDPHFFVLPDVGAQLAEIENTDLPAEEKLQRKDVLLKDFAMKSERIHSIQQLLKAYTLFDKDVEYVVMDGKVKIVDEQTGRILDGRRYSDGLHQAIEAKENVKVEAATQTFATITLQNYFRMYHKLAGMTGTATTEAGEFWQIYKLDVVTIPTNLPITRKDNEDLVYKTKRDKYNAVIEEVKQLQAAGRPVLVGTTSVEVSELLGKMLTFQKIPHNVLNAKQHAREAQIVAEAGLPGAVTIATNMAGRGTDIKLGPGVKEAGGLAIIGTERHESRRVDRQLRGRAGRQGDPGTSQFFVSLEDDLMRMFGSDRIASLMDRMGYKEGEVIQHSMITRSIERAQKKVEENNFGIRKRLLEYDDVMNKQRTVIYSKRNHALFGDRLAIDIDNAFYDVALNMVTTHRESGDFEAFKLDAIMVFAVDTSISQEEFTKDPVNNIAEKLYGEAIHNYNRKGQEIAQNMMPVIRQLHAERGHMIENISVPFTDGRKGINVLAGLKKIVDTEGKETINALERSITLALIDEAWKEHLRAMDDLKQSVQNAVFEQKDPLLIYKFEAFNLFKQMDGETSREIVSFLCKAGIPLQAEEDPEQIREGHEEKTDMSKMRASHQEFEEQQQRAAIAQQQQQQQEYVSQEEDLRPDPVRVGPKVGRNDPCPCGSGKKFKQCHGKDL; via the coding sequence ATGTTAGGTTTTTTAACAAAGCTTTTCGGAGGACATAAGTCTGATCGCGACATCAAGACCATCCTTCCCTTAGTGAAACAGGTAAACGAGGAATACGAGAAGCTGAGAACCCTGCCTATCGACGACCTTAGACACAAAACCACCGAGTTTCGGGAAAGAATAAAAGCGCACCTGGCTGGTATCGACGAACAAATCGCCGGTAAAAAATCTGCGGCAGACGAACTGGAAGACGTTTCCCAGAAAGACGCCATTTATCGCGAGATCGACGCCCTCACCAAAGACCGCGACAAACAAATCGAAGAAGTATTGGAATCACTGCTGCCCGAAGCTTTCGCTACGGTGAAGGCAGCTGCTTACCAACTCACCAATAATACAGATATCGTTACCACGGCTACTGACCTCGACCGTCAGCTGGCAGTAAGACGCGATTACATCACCATCAACGGTGATAAAGCCACCTGGAAAAACAGCTGGATGGCAGCCGGTACACAGGTTACCTGGAACATGGTACACTACGATGTACAGCTGATCGGTGGTACGGTACTGCATACGGGTAAAATTGCGGAAATGGCTACGGGTGAAGGTAAAACCCTCGTATCTACGCTGCCCGCTTACCTCAACGCATTATCAGGCGAAGGTGTACACATCGTTACGGTGAACGACTACCTCGCCCGTCGTGACTCTGAGTGGAACGGTCCGTTGTTCGAGTTCCTCGGTATTACGGTGGATTGTATCGACAAACACCAGCCTAACAGCCCGGAACGCCGCAATGCGTACCTGGCCGATATCGTTTATGGTACCAACAACGAATTTGGCTTCGACTACCTGCGCGATAACATGGTGCACAGTCCCGAAGAAATGGTACAGCGTAAACACCACTACGCCATGGTGGATGAGGTGGATAGCGTATTGATCGACGATGCGCGTACGCCACTCATCATCTCCGGCCCCATCCCCCGCGGCGACGAGCAGGAGTTCCATGCATTGAAACCCCGCATCCAGGCACTGGTAGAAGCGCAGAAACGCGTCACCATCCAGTCCCTGAACGAAGCGAAAAAACTGATCGCAGAAGGTAAGGACGATCCTAAATCCGGGGGTCTGGCCCTGATGCGTGCATGGCGCGGTTTACCCAAAAACAGTGCGCTCATCAAATACCTGAGCGAACCCGGTATCAAAGTATTACAACAGAAAGCAGAAAACTATTATATCGCCGACCACCAGCGCGAAATGCCGAAGGTGGATCAGGAACTGTACTTCTACATCGACGAGAAAAATAACAGCGTAGACCTTACCGAAAAAGGTATCGCGCTGATCACACAAGGCGGCGAAGACCCACACTTCTTCGTACTGCCGGATGTTGGCGCACAGCTGGCGGAAATCGAGAACACCGATCTGCCTGCGGAAGAAAAACTGCAACGTAAAGATGTATTGCTGAAAGACTTCGCGATGAAGTCCGAACGCATCCACTCCATCCAGCAGCTGCTGAAAGCATACACCCTGTTCGATAAGGACGTGGAGTATGTGGTAATGGACGGTAAAGTAAAGATCGTAGACGAACAGACAGGTCGTATCCTCGACGGCCGCCGTTACTCCGACGGCTTGCACCAGGCGATCGAGGCGAAAGAGAACGTGAAAGTGGAAGCGGCTACGCAAACCTTCGCTACCATCACTTTGCAGAACTACTTCCGTATGTACCACAAGCTGGCCGGTATGACCGGTACGGCAACCACGGAAGCCGGTGAGTTCTGGCAGATCTATAAGTTGGATGTGGTAACCATCCCCACCAACCTGCCTATCACCCGTAAGGATAACGAAGACCTGGTTTACAAAACCAAACGTGATAAATACAATGCGGTAATCGAAGAAGTAAAGCAACTGCAGGCTGCAGGCCGACCGGTACTGGTAGGTACTACCTCCGTAGAGGTATCCGAACTGCTGGGTAAGATGCTCACTTTCCAGAAGATCCCGCACAATGTACTGAACGCGAAACAGCACGCCCGTGAGGCCCAGATCGTGGCCGAAGCAGGTTTGCCCGGCGCGGTGACCATCGCCACCAACATGGCGGGTCGTGGTACGGACATTAAACTCGGACCCGGCGTTAAAGAAGCGGGCGGTTTGGCCATCATTGGTACAGAACGTCATGAAAGCCGCCGTGTTGACCGCCAGCTGCGTGGTCGTGCAGGCCGCCAGGGCGACCCCGGTACTTCCCAGTTCTTTGTATCCCTCGAAGATGACCTGATGCGTATGTTCGGCTCCGACCGTATTGCTTCGCTGATGGACCGTATGGGTTATAAAGAAGGAGAAGTGATCCAGCACAGCATGATCACCCGTTCGATCGAAAGAGCGCAAAAGAAAGTGGAAGAGAACAACTTCGGCATCCGTAAACGCCTGCTGGAGTATGACGACGTAATGAACAAGCAGCGAACCGTGATCTACTCCAAACGTAACCACGCCCTGTTTGGCGACCGCCTGGCCATCGACATCGACAACGCCTTCTACGACGTAGCGCTCAACATGGTCACCACCCATCGTGAAAGCGGCGACTTCGAAGCGTTTAAGCTGGATGCGATCATGGTATTCGCGGTAGACACTTCTATCTCCCAGGAAGAATTTACAAAAGACCCTGTGAATAATATCGCTGAGAAACTGTACGGCGAAGCTATTCACAACTATAACCGTAAAGGCCAGGAAATTGCGCAGAACATGATGCCGGTAATCAGGCAGCTGCATGCGGAAAGAGGCCATATGATCGAAAACATTTCTGTTCCATTCACAGATGGCCGCAAAGGCATTAACGTACTGGCAGGACTGAAAAAGATCGTGGATACGGAAGGTAAAGAAACCATCAACGCGCTGGAACGCAGCATTACCCTGGCCCTCATCGACGAGGCCTGGAAAGAGCACCTGCGTGCGATGGACGACCTGAAACAGTCTGTACAGAACGCCGTGTTCGAGCAGAAAGATCCTTTGCTGATCTACAAGTTCGAAGCCTTCAACCTGTTTAAACAGATGGATGGTGAAACCAGCCGCGAGATCGTAAGCTTCCTGTGTAAAGCGGGCATTCCGTTACAGGCAGAAGAAGATCCGGAGCAAATTCGTGAAGGCCATGAAGAAAAGACCGACATGAGTAAGATGCGCGCCAGCCACCAGGAGTTTGAAGAGCAGCAGCAACGTGCAGCAATCGCACAGCAGCAGCAACAGCAGCAGGAGTACGTTTCCCAGGAAGAAGACCTGCGCCCGGACCCGGTACGTGTAGGCCCCAAAGTAGGCCGTAACGATCCTTGTCCCTGTGGTAGCGGCAAGAAGTTTAAACAGTGCCATGGTAAAGACCTTTAA
- the deoC gene encoding deoxyribose-phosphate aldolase: MNINSYIDHTVLKPVTTLDDVKKLCMEAVEYSFAAVCIPPPFVKIAADMLGSTHIKVATVTGFPFGYSALEAKVAETVLAIVDGAHEIDMVANLLAIRNGDWAYLEKEIGTILPLVRSKGKVLKVIIESGILLEEEITKCCEIYGRYGVDFVKTSTGYAEKGATIEAVKLMRANLPANVKIKASGGIKTFEFAKALIEAGASRLGCSASIDIVKQANAI; this comes from the coding sequence ATGAACATTAATTCGTATATCGACCACACCGTGTTAAAACCGGTGACCACGCTGGACGACGTTAAGAAACTATGTATGGAAGCGGTAGAATACAGCTTTGCGGCTGTATGTATACCGCCTCCATTCGTAAAAATAGCCGCCGACATGCTCGGCAGCACCCATATCAAAGTAGCGACCGTTACCGGCTTCCCCTTCGGTTATTCGGCCCTGGAAGCCAAAGTGGCGGAAACCGTGCTTGCCATCGTGGATGGCGCTCATGAAATTGATATGGTCGCGAACCTGCTGGCCATCCGCAATGGCGACTGGGCTTATCTCGAAAAAGAGATCGGTACCATTCTGCCGCTGGTGCGCAGTAAGGGAAAAGTGCTGAAAGTGATCATCGAAAGTGGCATATTATTGGAGGAAGAGATCACGAAATGCTGCGAAATTTACGGCCGTTACGGGGTTGACTTTGTGAAAACCTCCACCGGTTACGCCGAAAAGGGCGCTACCATCGAGGCCGTAAAACTGATGCGGGCGAACCTGCCGGCCAATGTGAAAATAAAGGCCAGCGGCGGGATCAAAACCTTTGAATTTGCCAAAGCACTGATCGAGGCCGGTGCAAGCCGTTTAGGTTGCAGCGCCAGCATTGACATTGTGAAGCAGGCAAATGCCATCTGA
- a CDS encoding SPOR domain-containing protein, producing MYKLLSLAALLLFSAAGLKAQDNTVADNTGSVKVVKDSRIDILVRKQVYINTLAIRNQPGFRVQVMTTNKRNEANDAKARVMQLFPDHRTYIDYQAPYFKVRIGDFRSREEATELRNKLTNQFAGGVFVVPTTINVSPDKEFINED from the coding sequence ATGTATAAATTACTATCCCTCGCTGCCCTCCTTCTCTTTTCGGCAGCAGGCCTTAAAGCACAGGACAATACAGTAGCCGACAATACCGGCTCCGTAAAAGTGGTAAAAGATAGCCGTATAGATATACTGGTAAGAAAACAGGTGTACATCAATACCCTCGCTATCCGCAACCAGCCCGGCTTTCGTGTACAGGTGATGACCACCAACAAACGTAACGAGGCGAATGATGCCAAGGCCCGGGTAATGCAGCTGTTCCCCGACCACCGCACTTACATCGACTACCAGGCCCCTTATTTTAAGGTGCGCATTGGCGATTTCAGAAGCCGCGAGGAAGCGACGGAGCTGCGCAACAAGTTAACGAACCAGTTTGCAGGCGGCGTTTTTGTGGTGCCTACCACCATTAATGTTTCGCCTGATAAAGAGTTTATCAATGAAGACTAG
- a CDS encoding M20 metallopeptidase family protein codes for MKTRIKALAAEYAGDLIAVRQHLHAHPELSFQEYETSAFIQRKLDEFGVKYQPGVAGTGIVALIEGKNPTKKVIALRADMDALPIIEANDVPYKSKHEGVMHACGHDVHTSVVLGAARILQQVSDEFEGTVKILFQPGEEKHPGGASLMIKDGALENPKPDAILGLHVHPNMEAGKLGFRGGKYMASADEIYITIKGKGGHAAAPHLTVDTILIASHLVVSLQQIISRNNNPFSPSVLSICAFNGGHTTNVIPSEVKLMGTFRAMDEVWRFKAHELIYRQARELVHSMGAEIDIDILVGYPVVDNNEEVTARARAFAEDYIGKDQVETTELRMGAEDFAFYSQVIPACFFRLGTANTAAGITSGVHTPTFNVDERAIEIGMGTMAYLATQF; via the coding sequence ATGAAGACTAGAATTAAGGCCCTCGCTGCGGAATACGCCGGCGACCTTATAGCCGTAAGGCAACACTTACACGCTCACCCGGAGCTGTCTTTCCAGGAATATGAAACCTCCGCTTTTATCCAGCGCAAGCTGGACGAATTTGGCGTAAAGTACCAGCCAGGCGTGGCGGGTACAGGCATTGTGGCATTGATAGAGGGTAAAAATCCCACTAAGAAAGTAATTGCCCTCCGGGCGGATATGGATGCGTTGCCGATCATAGAGGCCAACGACGTTCCCTATAAATCGAAGCACGAAGGCGTGATGCATGCCTGCGGGCACGATGTGCATACCTCCGTGGTACTGGGTGCGGCCCGCATCTTACAACAGGTAAGCGATGAATTTGAAGGCACGGTGAAAATCCTGTTCCAGCCGGGTGAAGAAAAACACCCCGGCGGCGCCAGCCTGATGATCAAAGACGGTGCGCTGGAAAATCCAAAACCCGACGCAATCCTGGGCTTACACGTACACCCGAATATGGAAGCCGGCAAACTTGGCTTCCGGGGTGGTAAATACATGGCCAGCGCCGACGAGATCTACATCACCATCAAAGGCAAAGGCGGCCACGCGGCGGCCCCACACCTGACGGTCGATACGATCCTGATCGCCTCGCACCTAGTGGTGAGCCTGCAACAGATCATCAGCCGTAACAACAATCCCTTCTCCCCTTCTGTATTGTCTATCTGCGCCTTTAACGGCGGGCATACGACCAACGTGATACCCAGCGAAGTGAAGCTGATGGGCACCTTTCGTGCGATGGACGAAGTATGGCGCTTCAAGGCCCACGAACTCATTTACCGCCAGGCACGCGAACTGGTACATTCCATGGGTGCGGAAATAGATATCGACATCCTGGTGGGCTACCCCGTGGTAGATAACAACGAAGAGGTAACTGCACGGGCACGCGCCTTCGCAGAAGATTATATCGGTAAAGACCAGGTAGAAACGACGGAACTGAGAATGGGTGCGGAAGACTTCGCGTTCTATTCCCAGGTGATACCCGCCTGCTTCTTCCGTTTAGGTACGGCTAACACCGCTGCCGGCATTACGTCCGGTGTGCATACGCCTACCTTTAACGTGGATGAACGTGCGATCGAGATCGGCATGGGCACCATGGCTTACCTGGCAACACAGTTTTAA
- a CDS encoding TlpA family protein disulfide reductase → MNIQRLLLGALLALTLPTYAQQAPKQFVLKGHATNFKSDFFEAGLSGMFDFSIKGIPVDGKGNFSVTYPLHEIQDFAFILDDSMFRTFVEPGDTLTLTWDDTRINASMVLKANRPYRQQEIDLMQQLNNSLYAYRDAIQGLYKNDVRDSAAAAVINAQYNKDLKIIAAAPLTRNSKKFFVDKYYQYLEPLKSRASLQKFRLEASPELLANEQLVRYILRPDAYQFPDEYALMHSSEYRGFLDNYIRFEYAMKNGGAYNDDRYKSPGFIPFNPIARNYHNAMAAFDVLSIRDWAVTKILMGAYMHEPFDKVDVVYQQFLKEALVPAYRDSLVAFRTKMLKLKPGAKAPVFTLKDDKGKAVSLSDFKGKLVYVDFWGVYCGPCIADIESSAVKIHERYKEKPVVFLTICIDAKPDKWKETLAKYKLDGVNLFAPDGVRTPVVTTYGIAGIPHYLLIDENGIILDNNAPRYSELLRDNNNMLDQALSKKKPRTN, encoded by the coding sequence ATGAACATCCAACGACTGCTGTTGGGAGCGTTACTCGCCCTGACACTCCCGACCTATGCCCAACAGGCACCGAAACAATTCGTGTTAAAAGGCCATGCTACCAACTTTAAGTCCGACTTCTTCGAAGCTGGCCTCTCCGGTATGTTCGACTTTTCTATAAAAGGCATACCGGTAGATGGCAAAGGCAACTTCTCCGTTACCTACCCGCTCCACGAAATACAGGACTTTGCCTTCATCCTTGACGATAGCATGTTCCGCACCTTTGTGGAACCGGGCGATACGCTCACGCTTACCTGGGACGATACCCGCATCAACGCTTCCATGGTTTTAAAGGCCAACCGACCTTACCGCCAGCAGGAAATTGACCTAATGCAGCAGTTAAATAATTCACTGTATGCCTATCGGGACGCCATACAAGGTTTGTATAAAAATGATGTGCGGGACTCGGCGGCGGCAGCCGTTATCAACGCGCAGTATAACAAAGATCTAAAGATCATCGCCGCCGCGCCGCTCACCCGCAATTCGAAAAAGTTCTTTGTAGATAAATACTACCAATACCTGGAACCTTTGAAAAGCCGCGCATCCCTGCAAAAGTTCCGGCTGGAGGCCAGCCCGGAGCTACTCGCAAACGAACAGCTGGTCCGCTACATCCTGCGCCCGGATGCCTACCAGTTCCCGGACGAATATGCGTTGATGCATAGCAGTGAGTACCGCGGCTTCCTCGATAACTACATCCGTTTCGAGTATGCCATGAAGAACGGCGGCGCGTACAATGACGATCGATATAAATCCCCCGGCTTTATCCCTTTTAACCCTATCGCCCGCAATTATCACAATGCCATGGCGGCTTTCGATGTTTTGAGCATCCGCGACTGGGCGGTAACCAAAATTCTCATGGGGGCCTACATGCACGAGCCGTTCGATAAGGTAGATGTGGTGTATCAGCAATTTTTGAAAGAAGCGCTGGTACCTGCTTACCGCGACTCACTGGTCGCCTTCCGTACGAAGATGCTCAAACTGAAACCAGGTGCCAAAGCACCGGTGTTTACCCTAAAGGACGATAAGGGCAAGGCGGTAAGCCTGTCCGACTTTAAAGGCAAACTGGTATATGTTGATTTCTGGGGTGTATACTGTGGGCCTTGTATCGCAGACATCGAGTCGTCGGCAGTTAAAATACATGAACGGTATAAAGAAAAACCGGTCGTTTTTCTGACGATTTGTATCGACGCCAAACCCGACAAATGGAAAGAAACATTAGCCAAATATAAGCTGGACGGGGTGAACCTCTTTGCACCCGATGGCGTACGTACGCCGGTGGTCACTACCTATGGCATTGCAGGCATCCCACACTACCTTCTTATTGATGAGAATGGCATCATTCTTGACAATAATGCTCCAAGGTATTCCGAGTTGTTGCGCGATAACAACAACATGCTGGACCAGGCGCTCAGCAAAAAGAAACCCCGCACGAATTAG
- a CDS encoding GntR family transcriptional regulator, producing the protein MQFNQSQAIYLQIADYICDQVQLGELKTEEKVPSVRELAVRLEVNPNTVMRSYEHLQQQGIIYTRRGLGYYISPDALQKLAGDRRQQFLEEELPSFFHKMYLLGIELDELKGRYDAYRAAKQQQ; encoded by the coding sequence ATGCAATTCAATCAATCACAGGCAATATATCTCCAGATCGCTGATTACATCTGTGACCAGGTACAACTGGGCGAGCTGAAAACCGAAGAAAAAGTGCCTTCGGTGCGCGAGCTGGCGGTGCGGCTGGAAGTGAATCCCAATACGGTGATGCGCTCCTACGAACACCTGCAGCAGCAAGGTATTATCTATACGCGGCGCGGCCTCGGTTATTATATCAGTCCGGATGCGCTGCAAAAACTGGCAGGCGATCGCCGCCAACAATTTCTTGAGGAAGAATTACCCTCCTTTTTTCACAAAATGTACCTGCTGGGTATTGAGCTGGACGAGCTGAAAGGCCGTTACGATGCTTACCGGGCAGCTAAACAGCAACAATAA
- a CDS encoding ABC transporter ATP-binding protein, producing MISLNRLSFYYRKGNPVLEDVTLQLAPGRIYGLLGRNGAGKSSLMHALCGLLFPKAGEVQVLGFKPGERKPAFLQQVFILPETFQVPNITVDQLIAVDAAFYPAFDKQAFYQYLEQFEVPADAHLSSLSFGQAKKVMISFALATRVKLLLLDEPTNGLDIPSKRQFRKVIAGTLQDDQLMIMSTHQVKDLDNLIDHIIVLDEHRILFNASVDEISERLLFSQQMTLTGDVKPIYHEGSLKGYITITPNNTSVPSSIDMEMFFNGLMSEKQQMLALFNH from the coding sequence ATGATTTCCCTTAACCGCCTCAGTTTTTACTATCGTAAAGGCAACCCCGTCCTGGAGGACGTTACCCTCCAACTCGCCCCCGGGCGCATTTATGGCCTGTTAGGTCGTAATGGCGCCGGCAAAAGTAGCCTGATGCATGCTTTGTGCGGACTACTGTTCCCCAAGGCTGGCGAGGTGCAAGTACTGGGTTTTAAGCCCGGCGAACGTAAGCCCGCTTTCCTGCAACAGGTGTTCATCCTGCCGGAAACTTTCCAGGTGCCAAACATTACCGTGGACCAGCTCATTGCCGTAGATGCCGCCTTTTATCCAGCGTTTGACAAGCAGGCGTTTTACCAGTACCTCGAACAGTTTGAGGTGCCCGCGGATGCGCATCTTTCCAGCCTTAGCTTCGGCCAGGCCAAAAAGGTAATGATCAGTTTTGCACTGGCCACCCGCGTAAAGCTCCTGTTGCTCGACGAACCCACGAATGGTCTCGACATCCCGTCCAAACGCCAGTTCCGTAAGGTGATCGCCGGTACTTTGCAGGACGATCAGCTGATGATCATGAGCACGCACCAGGTAAAAGACCTGGATAACCTTATCGATCATATCATCGTGCTGGACGAGCATCGCATCCTGTTCAACGCCTCCGTAGACGAGATCTCGGAACGGCTGCTGTTCAGCCAGCAAATGACGCTCACCGGCGATGTAAAACCCATCTACCACGAAGGGTCTTTAAAAGGGTACATCACGATAACGCCCAACAACACGAGCGTGCCTTCGAGTATCGATATGGAAATGTTCTTTAACGGCCTCATGTCAGAAAAGCAGCAGATGCTGGCATTGTTTAATCACTAA
- the glyA gene encoding serine hydroxymethyltransferase, with translation MQRDQQIFDIIGQELERQRHGIELIASENFTSLQVMQAMGNVMTNKYAEGYPGRRYYGGCEVVDLSEQLAIDRAKQIFGVEYVNVQPHSGAQANAAVLLAILQPGDKILGLDLSMGGHLTHGSSVNFSGKLYQPLFYGVNKETGLVEYDVMEKVALAEKPKLIICGASAYSRDWDYKRIREIADKIGAFVMADIAHPAGLIAKGLLNSPFAHCHFVTTTTHKTLRGPRGGMIMLGKDFENPFGLKTPKGETRMMSSLIDTAVFPGIQGGPLEHVIAAKAVSFFEILTDEYDAYAKQMIRNSQAFAKAFLNKGYQMVSGGTDNHLILIDLRNKDISGKKAEQVLVKADITVNKNMVPFDDKSPFVTSGIRVGVPAITTRGLKEDHMGNIVEWIDRLLVDADNETNITKVRGEVNEFMKQFPLYPEL, from the coding sequence ATGCAAAGAGACCAGCAAATATTCGATATCATCGGCCAGGAACTGGAAAGACAGCGTCATGGCATAGAACTGATCGCTTCTGAAAACTTTACCAGCCTCCAGGTAATGCAGGCCATGGGTAACGTGATGACCAACAAGTACGCCGAAGGATATCCTGGTCGCCGCTACTATGGCGGTTGTGAAGTGGTGGACCTCAGCGAGCAGCTGGCCATCGACAGGGCTAAGCAAATCTTCGGGGTAGAGTATGTAAACGTACAGCCTCACTCCGGCGCACAGGCCAATGCAGCTGTATTACTCGCCATCCTCCAGCCCGGCGATAAAATCCTGGGCCTCGACCTCAGCATGGGTGGTCACCTTACGCACGGTTCTTCCGTAAACTTCTCCGGTAAACTGTACCAGCCGCTGTTTTACGGCGTAAATAAAGAAACCGGCCTCGTAGAGTATGATGTAATGGAAAAGGTTGCCCTGGCCGAAAAGCCGAAGCTGATCATTTGCGGTGCATCTGCCTATAGCCGCGACTGGGATTACAAACGCATCCGCGAAATAGCCGACAAAATCGGTGCTTTCGTAATGGCCGACATCGCGCACCCTGCAGGTCTCATCGCCAAAGGGTTGCTCAACTCTCCGTTCGCACATTGCCATTTCGTTACCACGACTACCCATAAAACCCTCCGCGGTCCACGTGGTGGTATGATCATGCTCGGTAAAGATTTCGAAAATCCGTTCGGCCTTAAAACGCCAAAGGGTGAAACCCGCATGATGAGCTCTTTGATCGACACTGCCGTATTCCCTGGTATCCAGGGCGGTCCGCTCGAGCACGTAATCGCTGCCAAAGCCGTGTCTTTCTTCGAGATCCTCACCGACGAGTATGATGCCTACGCAAAACAGATGATCCGTAACTCCCAGGCTTTCGCTAAAGCGTTCCTGAACAAAGGTTACCAGATGGTGTCCGGCGGTACCGATAACCACCTGATCCTCATCGACCTGCGTAATAAAGATATCTCCGGTAAAAAAGCTGAACAGGTATTGGTGAAAGCTGACATTACCGTAAACAAGAACATGGTGCCTTTCGATGATAAATCTCCTTTCGTTACCTCCGGTATCCGTGTAGGTGTGCCTGCCATCACTACCCGCGGCCTGAAAGAAGATCACATGGGCAACATCGTTGAGTGGATCGACCGCCTGCTGGTAGATGCCGACAACGAAACCAACATCACGAAAGTACGCGGCGAAGTGAACGAGTTCATGAAACAGTTCCCGCTGTACCCCGAATTGTAA
- a CDS encoding sugar phosphate nucleotidyltransferase, protein MKAIIPVAGAGTKLRPHTYTQPKALIPLAGKTILSIIVDQLVEAGINEFVFVVGYLGEKIQHYVENKYSELTCHFVQQNSREGTGHAILLTREVVAGDEILIVLGDTIVETDLKEVISADVSQLGVKKVDDPRNFGVAEMAENGIISRVIEKPQIPKSNLALVGLYKIRESEQLYKCLEDNYQRQIKSHDEFQLTDALECMIQHGVKFNAFKVANWFDCGRKDTLLDTNAILLKKYKAANNPVLPYENTIIIPPVSIGEGCNIKNSIIGPNVAVGDNTVISYSIVKDSIIGSFSNLYEVVLKSSLIGSDANIRGLSQSLNIGDNTEIDLG, encoded by the coding sequence ATGAAAGCAATTATTCCTGTGGCGGGAGCAGGCACCAAACTCCGGCCGCATACATATACGCAACCGAAAGCCCTCATTCCCTTAGCCGGTAAAACTATCCTTAGTATCATCGTTGATCAGCTGGTGGAAGCCGGTATTAACGAGTTTGTATTCGTGGTAGGTTACTTGGGCGAAAAGATCCAGCATTATGTAGAGAACAAGTATTCTGAGCTGACCTGCCACTTTGTGCAGCAGAACAGCCGTGAGGGCACCGGCCATGCCATCCTGTTAACGAGAGAGGTGGTAGCCGGCGATGAGATCCTGATCGTACTGGGCGACACGATCGTAGAAACGGACCTGAAAGAAGTGATATCGGCAGACGTTTCGCAACTGGGTGTGAAGAAGGTCGATGATCCGCGTAACTTCGGGGTAGCGGAAATGGCGGAAAACGGTATTATTTCCCGCGTGATAGAAAAACCGCAGATCCCTAAATCGAACCTGGCATTGGTGGGTTTATACAAGATCCGTGAATCGGAGCAGCTGTACAAATGCCTGGAGGATAACTACCAGCGCCAGATCAAGTCGCACGACGAGTTTCAGCTGACGGATGCTTTGGAGTGTATGATACAGCATGGCGTAAAGTTTAACGCATTTAAAGTAGCCAACTGGTTCGACTGCGGACGAAAAGACACCTTGCTCGACACCAACGCCATCCTTTTAAAGAAATATAAAGCGGCCAACAACCCGGTGCTGCCTTATGAAAATACGATCATCATTCCGCCGGTAAGTATTGGCGAAGGATGTAATATTAAAAACTCGATCATTGGTCCGAACGTAGCCGTGGGCGACAACACCGTGATCAGTTATTCGATCGTGAAAGATTCGATCATCGGTTCGTTCAGTAACCTGTACGAAGTGGTGCTGAAGTCTTCATTGATCGGCAGCGACGCGAACATCCGCGGACTGAGCCAGAGCCTGAACATTGGCGATAATACCGAAATTGACCTGGGATAA